In Musa acuminata AAA Group cultivar baxijiao chromosome BXJ2-10, Cavendish_Baxijiao_AAA, whole genome shotgun sequence, a genomic segment contains:
- the LOC135584192 gene encoding transcription factor MYB124-like isoform X2, whose product MQGLEKENNPISVAPSAKPPAKKDRHIVTWTSQEDDLLREHIALHGTDNWTSIAALFKDKTSRQCRRRWYTYLNSECKKGGWSAEEDMLLCEAQKIFGNRWTEIAKVVSGRTDNAVKNRFSTLCKKRVKLEASSKENKGSSFDQSNKRVIVQDGYAAAVARESSTSNKQIRYHVLHPKEINEGHKRFLGEHGPEQNQLRPPLAVLVQNSDTLNGLTENLRGPLYDVSNKDNQGTFIRRDDPKLTALLQQAELLTSLSKKVNAENTNQSFDEAWKELQDYLIQTEDSGSLRRKLSGMGCMLDELRDLIEDLNSNKEEEQQPLRQLDSHEDSQGSSGCSTGSTHDLNSAQGKSNPQYEDCSLQTDNEVSYLNDDAACSSMTASPEAILSVSEMPKDEVVSGCALSEFASPLQTIPPFQSFTDGIPSPVFTSSERHFLLNVLDLSSPATNTNSSKQPSCKRALLDTFKPS is encoded by the exons ATGCAGGGATTGGAGAAGGAGAACAACCCCATCTCAGTCGCTCCTTCGGCGAAGCCGCCTGCGAAGAAGGATCGGCATATCGTTACCTGGACGTCTCAG GAGGATGATTTGCTCCGGGAACACATTGCTCTTCACGGAACCGACAA TTGGACAAGTATCGCAGCTTTATTCAAGGATAAGACCAGCAGACAGTGCCGGAGAAG ATGGTACACCTACTTGAATTCAGAGTGTAAGAAAGGTGGGTGGTCAGCGGAGGAGGATATGCTCTTATGTGAG GCGCAGAAGATTTTCGGGAACAGATGGACAGAGATTGCAAAGGTGGTATCAGGAAG AACTGATAATGCCGTAAAGAACCGGTTCTCCACCCTCTGCAAGAAAAGGGTAAAGCTTGAGGCTTCTTCCAAGGAGAATAAGGGTTCATCGTTTGATCAAAGTAATAAGAGGGTTATAGTTCAAGATGGCTATGCTGCAGCAGTGGCGAGGGAGTCATCAACATCCAATAAGCAGATCAG ATACCATGTGCTTCATCCCAAGGAGATTAATGAAGGGCATAAGAGATTTCTTGGGGAACATGGACCGGAACAAAATCAACTAAGACCACCTCTAGCAGTGCTTGTTCAGAACTCTGATACTTTAAATGGTTTGACAGAAAACCTGAGAGGACCTCTATATGATG TTTCCAACAAAGATAATCAAGGAACCTTTATCAGGAGAGATGATCCAAAACTAACAGCCTTGTTGCAACAAGCTGAATTGCTTACATCCCTTTCCAAGAAAGTCAATGCTGAAAATACCAACCAGAGTTTCGACGAGGCATGGAAG GAACTTCAAGATTACTTGATCCAAACTGAAGACAGTGGGTCACTGAGAAGAAAATTATCTGGAATGGGTTGTATGCTAGATGAGCTCAGAGACTTGATAGAGGATTTGAATAGCAACAAAGAAGAGGAGCAACAGCCATTGAG GCAACTTGATTCTCATGAGGATTCTCAAGGGAGTTCTGGGTGCAGCACAGGCTCAACCCACGACTTGAATTCTGCACAAGGTAAAAGCAATCCTCAGTATGAGGATTGTTCACTGCAGACGGATAATGAGGTCAGTTATCTTAATGATGACGCCGCATGTTCCAGCATGACTGCTTCTCCAG AGGCAATCTTATCAGTGTCTGAAATGCCAAAGGATGAAGTTGTGAGTGGTTGTGCACTCTCAGAATTTGCATCTCCCCTCCAGACAATCCCACCTTTCCAGTCGTTTACAGATGGAATTCCAAGCCCAGTTTTTACTTCAAGT GAGCGACATTTCCTACTTAACGTGCTTGATTTGTCATCTCCGGCCACCAACACAAACTCCAGTAAGCAGCCATCCTGCAAAAGGGCTCTTCTTGATACCTTCAAGCCATCCTAG
- the LOC135584192 gene encoding transcription factor MYB124-like isoform X1, with protein sequence MQGLEKENNPISVAPSAKPPAKKDRHIVTWTSQEDDLLREHIALHGTDNWTSIAALFKDKTSRQCRRRWYTYLNSECKKGGWSAEEDMLLCEAQKIFGNRWTEIAKVVSGRTDNAVKNRFSTLCKKRVKLEASSKENKGSSFDQSNKRVIVQDGYAAAVARESSTSNKQIRYHVLHPKEINEGHKRFLGEHGPEQNQLRPPLAVLVQNSDTLNGLTENLRGPLYDVSNKDNQGTFIRRDDPKLTALLQQAELLTSLSKKVNAENTNQSFDEAWKELQDYLIQTEDSGSLRRKLSGMGCMLDELRDLIEDLNSNKEEEQQPLSQFIRQLDSHEDSQGSSGCSTGSTHDLNSAQGKSNPQYEDCSLQTDNEVSYLNDDAACSSMTASPEAILSVSEMPKDEVVSGCALSEFASPLQTIPPFQSFTDGIPSPVFTSSERHFLLNVLDLSSPATNTNSSKQPSCKRALLDTFKPS encoded by the exons ATGCAGGGATTGGAGAAGGAGAACAACCCCATCTCAGTCGCTCCTTCGGCGAAGCCGCCTGCGAAGAAGGATCGGCATATCGTTACCTGGACGTCTCAG GAGGATGATTTGCTCCGGGAACACATTGCTCTTCACGGAACCGACAA TTGGACAAGTATCGCAGCTTTATTCAAGGATAAGACCAGCAGACAGTGCCGGAGAAG ATGGTACACCTACTTGAATTCAGAGTGTAAGAAAGGTGGGTGGTCAGCGGAGGAGGATATGCTCTTATGTGAG GCGCAGAAGATTTTCGGGAACAGATGGACAGAGATTGCAAAGGTGGTATCAGGAAG AACTGATAATGCCGTAAAGAACCGGTTCTCCACCCTCTGCAAGAAAAGGGTAAAGCTTGAGGCTTCTTCCAAGGAGAATAAGGGTTCATCGTTTGATCAAAGTAATAAGAGGGTTATAGTTCAAGATGGCTATGCTGCAGCAGTGGCGAGGGAGTCATCAACATCCAATAAGCAGATCAG ATACCATGTGCTTCATCCCAAGGAGATTAATGAAGGGCATAAGAGATTTCTTGGGGAACATGGACCGGAACAAAATCAACTAAGACCACCTCTAGCAGTGCTTGTTCAGAACTCTGATACTTTAAATGGTTTGACAGAAAACCTGAGAGGACCTCTATATGATG TTTCCAACAAAGATAATCAAGGAACCTTTATCAGGAGAGATGATCCAAAACTAACAGCCTTGTTGCAACAAGCTGAATTGCTTACATCCCTTTCCAAGAAAGTCAATGCTGAAAATACCAACCAGAGTTTCGACGAGGCATGGAAG GAACTTCAAGATTACTTGATCCAAACTGAAGACAGTGGGTCACTGAGAAGAAAATTATCTGGAATGGGTTGTATGCTAGATGAGCTCAGAGACTTGATAGAGGATTTGAATAGCAACAAAGAAGAGGAGCAACAGCCATTGAG TCAATTTATCAGGCAACTTGATTCTCATGAGGATTCTCAAGGGAGTTCTGGGTGCAGCACAGGCTCAACCCACGACTTGAATTCTGCACAAGGTAAAAGCAATCCTCAGTATGAGGATTGTTCACTGCAGACGGATAATGAGGTCAGTTATCTTAATGATGACGCCGCATGTTCCAGCATGACTGCTTCTCCAG AGGCAATCTTATCAGTGTCTGAAATGCCAAAGGATGAAGTTGTGAGTGGTTGTGCACTCTCAGAATTTGCATCTCCCCTCCAGACAATCCCACCTTTCCAGTCGTTTACAGATGGAATTCCAAGCCCAGTTTTTACTTCAAGT GAGCGACATTTCCTACTTAACGTGCTTGATTTGTCATCTCCGGCCACCAACACAAACTCCAGTAAGCAGCCATCCTGCAAAAGGGCTCTTCTTGATACCTTCAAGCCATCCTAG
- the LOC135625045 gene encoding probable serine/threonine-protein kinase PBL3, whose amino-acid sequence MGNCVISSSRVENAHTPRNASYPPKVVASKRSLFSVSSSRATFSSPSTLSVPSFSDKTSNGNLSTPRTEGEILSSSQLKAFTFNELRNATRNFRPDSLLGEGGFGYVYKGWIDEQSFSATKPGCGMVVAVKKLKPESFQGHKEWLTEVDYLGQLHHPNLVKLIGYCSEGDSKLLVYEFMPKGSLENHLFRRSAQPLSWTTRIKVAIGAARGLTFLHDAESQVIYRDFKASNILLDSEFNAKLSDFGLAKAGPTGDRTHVSTQVIGTHGYAAPEYIATGRLSVKADVYSFGVVLLELLSGRRAVDKSKLGIEQNLVEWAKPCLGDKRKVFRIMDTRLEGQYPKNGALVVSMLALQCIDHEAKLRPRMSHVLASLEQLQDPKSAAFPPQADRHKTSCAISKSPTTHRHSSLHPAAAVRSPLPPIAITTGTLS is encoded by the exons ATGGGGAACTGCGTGATCTCTTCGTCGCGGGTCGAGAACGCCCACACCCCGCGGAATGCCTCAT ATCCTCCAAAGGTCGTCGCCAGTAAAAGAAGTTTATTTTCAGTTTCTTCATCTCGGGCAACATTCTCGTCCCCTTCAACTCTGTCTGTGCCTTCTTTTAGCGATAAGACGAGCAACGGGAATCTTTCTACACCAAGAACTGAAGGCGAAATATTATCCTCCTCACAGTTGAAGGCTTTCACGTTCAATGAGTTGAGAAATGCCACGAGGAACTTCCGCCCTGACAGCCTTCTAGGGGAAGGAGGATTCGGTTATGTCTACAAAGGTTGGATCGATGAACAAAGTTTTTCTGCTACGAAGCCTGGATGCGGAATGGTTGTTGCTGTCAAGAAGCTCAAGCCTGAAAGTTTCCAAGGGCACAAGGAATGGCTG ACAGAGGTTGATTATCTAGGTCAGCTTCACCATCCAAATTTGGTTAAGCTCATCGGGTACTGTTCAGAGGGTGACAGTAAACTTCTGGTCTATGAATTCATGCCAAAAGGCAGCTTGGAAAATCATCTGTTCAGAA GAAGTGCTCAACCACTATCATGGACGACAAGGATCAAGGTTGCAATTGGAGCTGCTAGAGGGCTCACCTTTTTGCATGACGCTGAATCTCAAGTTATATATCGAGATTTTAAGGCCTCCAACATTCTGCTTGACTCG GAGTTTAACGCCAAGCTTTCAGACTTTGGCTTGGCAAAAGCTGGACCAACCGGAGATAGAACTCATGTGTCGACCCAAGTCATAGGCACTCATGGATATGCAGCTCCAGAATATATCGCAACAG GTAGACTTTCGGTGAAAGCTGACGTCTACAGTTTCGGGGTTGTACTATTGGAGCTCTTGTCTGGGCGTCGAGCCGTCGACAAATCAAAGCTGGGCATAGAGCAGAACCTGGTGGAATGGGCGAAACCCTGTTTGGGTGACAAGCGGAAAGTATTCCGGATCATGGACACAAGGCTGGAAGGGCAGTATCCAAAGAATGGAGCTCTTGTTGTTTCCATGCTTGCTTTGCAATGTATCGACCATGAGGCCAAACTCCGGCCTCGTATGTCTCATGTCTTGGCCTCACTGGAGCAATTGCAAGATCCCAAATCTGCAGCGTTTCCTCCGCAAGCTGATCGACACAAGACCTCCTGTGCCATCTCCAAGTCACCAACGACGCATCGTCATTCGTCGCTACACCCAGCGGCGGCCGTAAGGTCTCCATTGCCCCCGATAGCGATCACCACTGGAACACTAAGCTAG
- the LOC135625044 gene encoding uncharacterized protein LOC135625044: protein MGMMDFDMTDPSKGKQHFMSLLVTEAGDFLRSGTSSILGHTILCLNHSSYETSRTGGTVCSQNNHELSAVDDGCRLVLGLGPSPTSYTSGCCIADGTSKTREPATSTNQSWSLETDNGMLELGLSRGNVESMVNAGGIVTSSSKSKQTSMEKHHMIPIVDESSKSGKRNSGGYMPALLFAPRLTSSGGMGDVPGTFNRSDIGADASTDNDRLQHKLHQSTTGHSSAADSSAGVPQRTHHHHRRPKKCMFKGCSKGARGASGLCIGHGGGQRCQRPRCNKGAESRTAFCKAHGGGRRCQMLGCTKSVEGKTDFCIAHGGGCRCTHPGCTKAARGKSSLCIGHGGGKRCTVEGCIRSAEGQPGLCISHGGGRRCQYPDCRKGAQGSTKNCKAHGGGRRCMFQGCTKGAEGSTPLCKGHGGGKRCLFKGGGVCPKSVHGGTRFCVAHGGGKRCSFAGCTKSARGRTDCCVLHGGGKRCHFQGCNKSAQGRTDFCKAHGGGKRCAWASGCDKFARGRSGLCAAHGTMMAAQQERQAGETLGLIGAGLFQGLVSSYVIVGSSSVSESVESHSNSGGQQQLHIPPQVLVPLSMKSPASSSVSIGFGGGGGGDGGGGNSQEKKSCGFVVPEGRVHGGSLLSLLGGSFKNALDAGLV from the coding sequence ATGGGTATGATGGATTTCGACATGACAGATCCATCAAAAGGAAAGCAACATTTTATGAGTCTCTTAGTGACTGAAGCAGGGGACTTCTTAAGATCTGGCACAAGCTCCATCCTGGGTCACACAATATTGTGTCTCAACCACTCAAGCTATGAAACCAGCAGAACTGGTGGAACAGTATGTTCTCAGAACAATCATGAGCTTTCTGCTGTGGATGATGGTTGTCGTTTGGTTCTTGGTTTGGGTCCAAGTCCAACTTCTTATACTTCAGGATGTTGCATTGCTGACGGAACAAGCAAAACAAGAGAACCTGCCACTTCCACCAACCAAAGTTGGAGCCTGGAAACCGATAATGGCATGTTAGAACTGGGACTTTCAAGAGGAAATGTGGAATCAATGGTCAATGCAGGGGGCATAGTAACTTCCTCTTCTAAGTCCAAGCAAACATCCATGGAAAAGCATCACATGATTCCAATTGTTGACGAGAGCTCAAAATCAGGCAAGAGAAACTCGGGCGGGTACATGCCAGCTCTCCTATTTGCCCCAAGGCTGACGAGTTCTGGTGGTATGGGAGATGTTCCAGGGACATTTAATCGATCAGATATTGGAGCTGATGCATCCACTGATAATGATCGTCTTCAACATAAGCTTCACCAGAGTACCACTGGTCACTCCTCTGCTGCTGACTCATCAGCTGGTGTTCCTCAaagaactcatcatcatcatcgtcgtcctaAGAAATGCATGTTCAAGGGCTGTTCAAAAGGTGCAAGGGGGGCATCTGGTCTCTGCATTGGCCATGGAGGTGGGCAACGGTGCCAGAGACCTCGGTGCAACAAGGGTGCCGAGAGCAGGACAGCTTTCTGCAAAGCTCATGGAGGAGGCAGGAGATGCCAAATGCTTGGATGCACCAAGAGTGTAGAGGGTAAGACAGATTTCTGTATTGCTCATGGAGGTGGGTGCCGGTGCACTCATCCAGGATGCACCAAAGCCGCACGAGGGAAGTCCAGTTTGTGCATCGGCCATGGAGGGGGGAAAAGGTGCACCGTAGAGGGTTGCATCCGAAGCGCCGAGGGCCAGCCAGGGCTATGCATCTCCCACGGTGGAGGGCGTAGGTGTCAGTATCCTGATTGCCGGAAAGGTGCACAGGGGAGTACCAAGAACTGCAAAGCTCACGGTGGTGGACGACGATGCATGTTTCAGGGTTGTACTAAAGGAGCCGAGGGAAGCACACCCCTGTGCAAGGGGCATGGTGGTGGTAAGCGATGCCTTTTCAAAGGTGGTGGTGTATGCCCAAAGAGTGTCCATGGTGGCACACGATTCTGCGTGGCTCATGGAGGTGGTAAGAGGTGTTCTTTTGCCGGATGTACAAAGAGCGCCCGTGGCCGCACCGATTGCTGTGTGCTGCACGGTGGAGGGAAGCGATGCCACTTCCAGGGATGCAACAAGAGTGCGCAGGGGAGGACCGATTTCTGCAAAGCACACGGTGGCGGGAAACGGTGTGCGTGGGCCTCGGGGTGCGACAAGTTTGCAAGGGGGAGGAGTGGACTCTGTGCAGCTCATGGTACTATGATGGCCGCTCAGCAGGAGCGCCAGGCTGGGGAGACCTTGGGATTGATCGGTGCGGGCCTCTTCCAAGGGCTTGTTTCCTCATACGTCATAGTCGGAAGTAGCTCTGTTTCGGAGAGCGTCGAGTCGCATTCCAACTCTGGAGGACAGCAGCAGCTTCACATTCCGCCGCAGGTTCTGGTTCCCTTGTCAATGAAGTCTCCGGCGTCGTCCTCAGTATCAATTGGTTTCGGTGGAGGTGGCGGTGGCGATGGCGGTGGCGGCAACAGCCAGGAGAAGAAGAGCTGCGGATTTGTGGTGCCGGAAGGGAGGGTGCACGGTGGGAGCTTGCTGTCTCTTCTTGGTGGGAGCTTCAAGAATGCTTTGGATGCCGGGCTGGTTTGA